The Anoxybacillus flavithermus genome has a segment encoding these proteins:
- a CDS encoding UDP-glucose 4-epimerase, with amino-acid sequence MAKVCITGGAGFIGSHLGRKLLELDHELIVIDNFHPYYSTCRKQRQLQQIKNVGFFHFYDVDILQLDSLKQIFFHHQPDVVFHLAALPGVQPSLLEPLAYIDYDVKATVNVLQAAGEAEVQHVLFASSSSVYGNRAFQPLKEEMATGQVISPYAAAKYSAESFCHAYAHIYGYTMTIFRYFTVYGPWGRPDMAISKFIRQLLRNEPITVYGDHTARDYTYIDDIVAGMIQALERKGESDVFNLGAGQPVTMKQLLAELRNHFPHMRVHYEPPRLGDVVATWADITKAKEKIGYEPRVSLREGLSKTIEWAKQYEK; translated from the coding sequence ATGGCAAAAGTATGTATCACAGGTGGAGCAGGTTTTATCGGCAGTCATTTAGGGAGAAAATTGCTTGAACTTGACCATGAGCTTATCGTGATCGACAATTTTCATCCATATTATTCAACGTGTCGAAAACAACGTCAGCTTCAACAAATAAAGAATGTCGGCTTTTTTCATTTTTATGATGTAGATATTCTGCAATTGGATTCGTTAAAACAAATTTTCTTCCATCATCAACCAGATGTTGTATTCCATTTAGCCGCGCTACCAGGCGTGCAGCCATCGTTATTAGAGCCGTTAGCATATATTGATTACGATGTGAAAGCAACCGTCAATGTATTACAAGCAGCAGGAGAAGCGGAAGTGCAACACGTTTTGTTTGCTTCTTCTTCTTCTGTATACGGCAATCGAGCGTTTCAGCCATTAAAAGAAGAAATGGCAACCGGTCAAGTCATTTCTCCGTATGCAGCGGCGAAATATAGTGCCGAATCGTTTTGTCACGCATATGCCCACATATATGGCTATACGATGACAATTTTTCGCTATTTTACAGTATATGGGCCGTGGGGACGTCCGGATATGGCGATTAGTAAGTTTATTCGTCAACTGTTGCGAAATGAGCCGATTACCGTTTACGGCGATCATACAGCACGCGATTATACGTATATTGATGACATCGTTGCTGGAATGATTCAAGCGCTAGAACGAAAAGGTGAAAGTGACGTGTTTAACCTAGGGGCTGGTCAGCCTGTGACGATGAAGCAATTGCTTGCGGAGTTGCGCAATCATTTTCCGCATATGCGGGTTCATTACGAACCGCCTCGCCTTGGCGATGTTGTCGCTACATGGGCCGATATTACAAAAGCGAAAGAAAAAATCGGGTACGAGCCGCGCGTATCGTTGCGGGAAGGATTGTCAAAGACAATTGAATGGGCGAAGCAATATGAAAAATAA
- a CDS encoding electron transfer flavoprotein subunit beta: MNIFVLMKRTFDTEEKIVIQNGKVSEEGAEFIINPYDEYAIEEAIQVRDQHGGEVTVVTIGNEDAEKELRTALAMGADKAVLINIEDDVENRDQYTTAKVLAEYLKDKEADLILAGNVAIDGGSGQVGPRVAELLGIPYITTITKLEIDGTNVKVVRDVEGDEEVIETSLPLLVTAQQGLNEPRYPSLPGIMKAKKKPLEELELDDLDLEEDDVEAKTKTIEIFLPPKKEAGKILQGDIADQVKELVSLLHTEAKVI; encoded by the coding sequence ATGAACATTTTCGTATTAATGAAGCGTACATTTGATACGGAAGAAAAAATTGTCATTCAAAACGGAAAAGTAAGCGAAGAAGGAGCCGAATTCATCATCAACCCATACGATGAATATGCGATTGAAGAAGCGATTCAAGTGCGCGATCAGCACGGTGGTGAAGTGACAGTTGTTACAATTGGGAACGAAGATGCAGAAAAAGAGCTTCGTACAGCGCTTGCCATGGGGGCAGATAAAGCCGTGCTCATTAACATTGAAGATGATGTAGAAAATCGTGACCAATATACAACGGCAAAAGTGCTTGCGGAATATTTAAAAGATAAAGAAGCGGATTTAATTTTAGCTGGAAATGTAGCAATTGACGGAGGTTCTGGGCAAGTTGGGCCACGCGTTGCTGAATTGCTAGGTATTCCTTATATCACAACAATTACGAAGTTAGAAATTGACGGAACAAACGTGAAAGTTGTGCGCGATGTTGAAGGTGACGAAGAAGTTATTGAAACATCTTTACCATTATTAGTAACAGCACAACAAGGATTAAATGAGCCGCGTTATCCATCATTGCCAGGTATTATGAAAGCGAAAAAGAAACCGCTTGAAGAGTTGGAACTTGATGATTTAGATTTGGAAGAAGACGATGTAGAAGCGAAAACGAAAACGATTGAAATCTTTTTACCACCGAAAAAAGAAGCGGGAAAAATTTTGCAAGGAGATATTGCCGATCAAGTAAAAGAACTCGTTTCACTTCTTCATACAGAAGCAAAAGTCATTTAA
- a CDS encoding TetR family transcriptional regulator, whose translation MKRDKPKFKQIIDAAVIVIAENGYHQAQVSKIAKQAGVADGTIYLYFKNKEDILISLFQEKMGYFIEKIEEEIEGISSPSEKLFLLIQKHFQMLAADPHLAIVTQLELRQSNKSLRLKINEILKGYLKVVDRIVQEGIDKGEFRADLNVRLARQMIFGTIDEMVTTWVMNEQKYDLVALAKPVHQLLTKGCCV comes from the coding sequence TTGAAACGCGACAAACCGAAGTTTAAACAAATTATTGATGCAGCTGTGATTGTCATTGCTGAAAACGGCTACCATCAAGCGCAAGTATCGAAAATTGCGAAACAAGCCGGTGTAGCGGATGGGACGATTTATTTGTATTTTAAAAATAAAGAAGATATTTTAATCTCGTTGTTTCAAGAAAAAATGGGATATTTTATCGAAAAAATTGAAGAAGAAATAGAAGGAATTTCGAGTCCGTCGGAGAAGTTGTTCTTGTTGATTCAAAAACATTTTCAAATGTTAGCGGCGGACCCGCATTTAGCGATTGTCACCCAATTGGAACTTCGCCAATCGAATAAATCATTGCGTCTGAAAATTAATGAAATTTTGAAAGGATATTTAAAAGTAGTCGATCGCATTGTGCAAGAAGGAATCGATAAAGGGGAGTTTCGTGCAGATTTAAATGTGCGTCTTGCCCGTCAAATGATTTTTGGGACGATTGATGAAATGGTGACAACGTGGGTAATGAATGAACAAAAATACGATCTTGTCGCATTGGCGAAACCGGTTCATCAGCTGTTAACGAAAGGTTGTTGTGTGTAG
- a CDS encoding glycosyl transferase family 2, whose amino-acid sequence MKVVIFLPAHNEEEVIGEVIRRIPRQMLPNIEVSVLVVDDGSTDRTVDVAKQAGADFIYRHERNRGLGAAVRTGLQQCVELGADIGVMIDADNEYPPEQIPDLIMPILRGEADYTMGSRFLGTIHGMKWHRRIGNYIFTFIQSLLLKTWIYDGQSGMRAFSRQAMEEAEIIHDYNYAQVLTLNLVRKGFRLKEVPIVYQVRTTGQSFIKFTAYLKHVIPAIVKEMYRPVKRKQIHSVQQR is encoded by the coding sequence ATGAAAGTCGTTATATTTTTACCTGCGCATAATGAAGAAGAAGTGATTGGTGAAGTGATCCGCCGTATTCCAAGACAAATGCTACCGAATATAGAAGTGTCCGTCCTTGTTGTCGACGATGGATCAACGGATCGAACCGTTGATGTAGCAAAACAAGCAGGAGCCGATTTTATTTATCGACACGAACGAAATCGCGGATTAGGGGCTGCTGTACGTACCGGCTTACAACAATGTGTCGAACTCGGTGCAGACATCGGCGTCATGATTGATGCCGATAATGAATATCCACCCGAACAAATTCCTGATCTCATTATGCCTATTTTACGTGGCGAAGCAGATTATACGATGGGGTCCCGTTTTTTAGGAACGATTCACGGAATGAAGTGGCATCGCCGCATTGGAAATTATATATTCACGTTTATTCAATCGCTGTTATTAAAAACATGGATTTACGACGGTCAATCAGGCATGCGAGCTTTTTCGCGACAAGCGATGGAAGAAGCAGAAATTATTCATGACTACAACTATGCACAAGTATTGACGTTAAACCTAGTGCGGAAAGGATTTCGGTTAAAAGAAGTGCCGATTGTATATCAAGTAAGGACGACAGGACAATCGTTTATTAAATTTACAGCTTATCTTAAGCATGTCATCCCGGCTATTGTGAAAGAAATGTACCGTCCAGTGAAGCGAAAACAAATACATTCTGTTCAACAACGCTAG
- a CDS encoding thioredoxin has protein sequence MAIVNATDQTFVNEVKEGVVLVDFWAPWCGPCKMIAPVLEEVDRELAGKVKVVKVNVDDNPETAGKYGVMSIPTLFVFKDGEVVDKTVGFQPKEALVGLLSKHL, from the coding sequence ATGGCTATTGTAAATGCAACAGATCAAACGTTTGTTAACGAAGTAAAAGAAGGAGTTGTGCTCGTTGACTTTTGGGCACCTTGGTGCGGACCTTGCAAAATGATTGCACCTGTATTGGAAGAAGTAGATCGCGAGCTTGCCGGCAAAGTAAAGGTAGTAAAAGTCAATGTGGATGACAACCCAGAAACAGCTGGAAAATACGGTGTGATGAGCATCCCAACACTATTCGTGTTCAAAGACGGAGAAGTAGTCGACAAGACTGTTGGCTTCCAACCAAAAGAAGCGCTTGTTGGTCTTTTAAGCAAACATTTATAA
- a CDS encoding electron transfer flavoprotein subunit alpha: MARKVLTLAEVRDGALRNVSFEAISAAKTIAEGGEVVAVVVGASVRSLANELIAYGADRVIVVEHEKLATYTSDGYAQALQAVVEQEKPEGLVFGHTALGKDLSPKLAAKWQSGLVSDVVAVEATGGNIVFTRPIYSGKAFEKKIVTDGLMFVTVRPNNIAPLEKDESRTGAVVDVQVDIKDLRTIVRDIVRKTAEGVDLSEAKVIVAGGRGVKSAEGFEPLKELANVLGGAVGASRGACDAGYCDYSLQIGQTGKVVTPDLYIACGISGAIQHLAGMSNSKVIVAINKDPEANIFKVADYGIVGDLFEVVPLLTEEFKKLKVHS; encoded by the coding sequence ATGGCAAGAAAAGTATTAACATTGGCAGAAGTGCGTGACGGTGCGTTGCGTAACGTATCATTTGAAGCAATTTCCGCTGCAAAAACGATCGCTGAAGGCGGAGAAGTTGTTGCTGTCGTTGTCGGAGCGAGCGTTCGCTCATTAGCAAATGAGCTTATTGCTTACGGTGCAGACCGTGTTATTGTTGTCGAACACGAAAAATTGGCGACGTATACATCAGACGGTTATGCTCAAGCGTTGCAAGCTGTTGTTGAGCAAGAGAAGCCAGAAGGCCTCGTTTTTGGACATACAGCGCTCGGAAAAGACTTATCGCCAAAACTTGCTGCGAAATGGCAGTCTGGTCTTGTGTCTGATGTTGTCGCTGTTGAAGCAACAGGTGGAAATATCGTCTTTACAAGACCGATTTATTCTGGTAAAGCGTTTGAAAAGAAAATCGTGACAGACGGTCTTATGTTTGTGACTGTTCGTCCGAACAATATCGCTCCACTTGAAAAAGATGAAAGTCGCACAGGTGCGGTTGTCGATGTGCAAGTAGACATTAAAGACTTACGCACAATCGTTCGTGATATTGTGAGAAAAACAGCAGAAGGTGTCGATTTATCTGAAGCGAAGGTGATTGTTGCCGGCGGTCGCGGCGTGAAAAGTGCGGAAGGATTTGAGCCGTTGAAAGAATTAGCGAACGTGCTTGGCGGTGCGGTTGGAGCATCGCGTGGGGCATGCGATGCAGGATATTGCGATTATTCGCTTCAAATTGGACAGACAGGAAAAGTTGTTACGCCAGATTTATACATTGCGTGCGGTATTTCGGGGGCGATTCAACATTTAGCAGGCATGTCTAACTCAAAAGTAATCGTGGCAATTAATAAAGACCCTGAAGCGAATATTTTTAAAGTAGCTGATTATGGTATTGTTGGTGACTTGTTTGAAGTCGTTCCGCTTTTAACTGAAGAATTTAAAAAATTAAAAGTACATTCATAA
- a CDS encoding lysylphosphatidylglycerol synthetase, translating into MRLISLICIVAFIWMTIHHFDAQLLFDLMHKLVSQPWHTSYMVTMYGFAFVLRAMAWKLYLPQARFQTCIDGLFASLFINHIFPIKIGDVARVGICAKQNRIPFSIVAESVIVLRLLDLVVLFFFAFLGTIVYMHMIIRSAVIFPLIFGGIVFLFFFLRRMDLSWVQKHKQHWNMIRGSHRFVLIVIAIVFSWICEAVVLFEMAKMVAFPLSFSEALWVNSMAVGGQVFQMTPGGLATYEAVMAFALTRIHSYWEQAYALALVTHLFKFLFSYVVGLYVWWRIPTLWTFVRKEDVA; encoded by the coding sequence ATGCGACTCATTAGCCTCATATGTATTGTAGCGTTTATATGGATGACGATTCACCACTTTGATGCCCAACTGTTGTTTGATCTGATGCACAAGCTTGTTTCACAACCGTGGCATACGAGTTATATGGTTACTATGTATGGTTTTGCTTTTGTGTTACGTGCTATGGCGTGGAAGTTGTATTTGCCTCAAGCCCGTTTTCAAACGTGCATCGATGGGCTATTTGCTAGTTTATTCATAAACCATATATTTCCGATTAAAATCGGAGATGTCGCTCGTGTTGGCATATGTGCAAAACAAAATCGCATTCCATTTTCGATTGTTGCCGAGTCAGTCATTGTATTGCGCCTTTTAGATTTGGTCGTTTTATTTTTCTTTGCTTTTTTAGGAACAATTGTTTATATGCATATGATTATCCGTTCCGCCGTGATTTTTCCTCTCATTTTTGGCGGTATTGTTTTTTTATTTTTCTTCCTTCGACGTATGGATTTATCATGGGTACAAAAACATAAACAGCACTGGAACATGATACGGGGAAGCCATCGTTTTGTTTTGATTGTTATTGCTATTGTTTTTAGTTGGATATGTGAAGCGGTCGTTTTGTTTGAAATGGCGAAAATGGTCGCTTTTCCTCTGTCGTTTTCCGAAGCGTTGTGGGTAAATAGTATGGCGGTTGGTGGACAAGTATTTCAAATGACGCCAGGAGGATTAGCAACATATGAGGCGGTTATGGCGTTCGCGTTAACTCGCATTCATTCATATTGGGAACAAGCATATGCGCTTGCGTTGGTCACCCATTTATTTAAATTTTTATTTTCTTATGTCGTTGGGCTATACGTATGGTGGCGCATCCCAACGCTATGGACATTCGTTCGAAAGGAGGACGTAGCATGA
- a CDS encoding enoyl-CoA hydratase: protein MFSVQQEGYVAILALHRPPANALASSVLKELSERLDALKEDEQVRVIVLHGEGRFFSAGADIKEFTAIEASEQAAELARAGQQVMEKIEQFPKPIIAAIHGAALGGGLELAMSCHLRIVAENAKLGLPELQLGIIPGFAGTQRLLRHVGMAKALEMMWTSEPITGAEAVQWGLANKAVPEEQLLDTAKQLAQKIAQKSPISVQAVLKLVNEARTKTFHECVEKEAQLFGQVFVTEDAKEGISAFIEKRTPQFQGK, encoded by the coding sequence ATGTTTTCTGTTCAACAAGAGGGGTATGTGGCGATTTTAGCACTTCATCGTCCACCAGCAAACGCTTTAGCATCTTCTGTTTTGAAAGAGCTTTCAGAACGGCTTGATGCATTAAAAGAAGACGAACAAGTACGTGTCATCGTTCTTCACGGAGAAGGAAGATTTTTCTCAGCTGGTGCCGATATTAAAGAGTTTACAGCGATCGAGGCGAGCGAACAAGCGGCTGAACTTGCTCGAGCTGGACAACAAGTGATGGAGAAAATTGAACAGTTTCCGAAACCGATTATTGCCGCGATTCACGGTGCTGCACTTGGCGGAGGGCTCGAGTTAGCTATGAGTTGCCATCTGCGCATCGTAGCGGAAAACGCCAAACTTGGCTTACCAGAATTGCAGCTCGGCATCATTCCGGGATTTGCAGGAACACAACGCTTATTGCGTCATGTCGGTATGGCAAAAGCGCTAGAAATGATGTGGACAAGCGAACCGATCACAGGTGCAGAAGCTGTGCAGTGGGGACTAGCAAACAAAGCCGTCCCAGAAGAACAATTGCTTGATACAGCGAAGCAACTTGCACAAAAAATTGCTCAAAAGAGCCCGATTTCTGTTCAAGCGGTATTGAAACTAGTTAATGAAGCTCGCACAAAAACGTTCCATGAATGCGTTGAAAAAGAGGCTCAACTGTTTGGACAAGTCTTTGTAACGGAAGATGCGAAAGAGGGCATTTCGGCATTTATCGAAAAACGGACACCACAGTTTCAAGGAAAATAA
- a CDS encoding sulfatase, whose product MKKASKFEKVAARCWNLLNEGKPFTPIFVIGTMVLFHLFDGITFEEGKQLWNSLLFTIPLFVLYYVYDYPLFLRNYLWVPYVVFLMIWSFVPTGLLLLAVSLYFFFTVFFWGTLYYHLRIGTTWLNFTRFWKLVLKNSDSTSGNAQEQLPKVLLLLSVWEYGVQHDIHVPSFIAFYAFVFVWSFILHRYLFDWKPKVIDRYTDNVPPNAQPLSDRVIVLVVDGMRKDRFEQANAPFLKSLRANGTDFTQMETVYPARTVVCFTSMLTGTYPFEHGIRSNMVWKLGIRVESIFDSLRKVGKKGKVLGIAHLVDSLGNDVETVTAVMHNDVADRNIMERAKQIMGEQDLHLFVVQFIGTDQTGHSRGVHYDEYVQKIEEVDQLIQQFVEWLHEQGKMDNTTLIVCADHGQADGIGGHGHLDEGERYVPFFMYGPMIEKGKRIDEKRSLVSLAPTIAYLLGAPYPSHSRGPVLVEALKKEGK is encoded by the coding sequence ATGAAAAAAGCATCGAAGTTTGAAAAAGTAGCGGCAAGGTGTTGGAACTTATTAAATGAAGGAAAGCCGTTTACTCCGATTTTTGTTATAGGAACGATGGTTCTTTTTCATTTATTTGATGGTATCACCTTTGAAGAAGGAAAGCAGTTATGGAATAGCTTACTGTTTACTATCCCGCTTTTTGTATTGTACTACGTATATGACTATCCGTTGTTTTTACGTAACTATTTATGGGTTCCGTACGTTGTGTTCCTAATGATTTGGTCTTTTGTTCCGACAGGTTTACTTTTGCTTGCTGTCAGTCTTTACTTCTTTTTCACCGTTTTCTTTTGGGGAACATTATACTATCATTTACGTATCGGAACAACGTGGTTGAATTTTACTCGTTTTTGGAAACTTGTATTGAAAAATAGCGATTCAACAAGTGGGAATGCACAGGAACAATTGCCGAAAGTATTACTTCTTCTTTCTGTATGGGAATATGGAGTACAACATGACATACATGTTCCGTCATTTATTGCTTTTTACGCCTTCGTTTTTGTATGGTCGTTTATTTTGCACCGTTATTTATTTGATTGGAAGCCGAAAGTGATTGACCGTTATACGGACAACGTGCCTCCAAATGCTCAACCGTTGAGCGATCGCGTCATTGTGCTCGTGGTTGATGGAATGAGGAAAGATCGTTTCGAGCAAGCGAACGCCCCGTTTTTAAAGTCGCTTCGTGCGAATGGGACGGACTTTACGCAAATGGAAACGGTATATCCTGCACGTACGGTCGTCTGTTTTACATCCATGCTTACAGGAACATACCCATTTGAACACGGCATTCGTTCAAATATGGTATGGAAGCTAGGGATTCGTGTCGAAAGTATTTTTGATTCTCTTCGAAAAGTAGGGAAAAAAGGAAAAGTGCTCGGCATCGCTCATCTTGTCGATTCCCTAGGAAATGATGTCGAAACAGTTACAGCTGTTATGCATAATGATGTTGCAGATCGTAACATTATGGAGCGAGCGAAACAAATCATGGGCGAACAAGATTTACATTTATTTGTCGTTCAATTTATCGGAACGGATCAAACAGGCCATAGTCGCGGTGTACATTATGATGAGTATGTACAAAAAATTGAAGAAGTTGATCAATTGATTCAACAATTTGTTGAATGGTTGCATGAACAAGGAAAAATGGACAATACGACGTTAATCGTTTGTGCTGATCATGGACAAGCAGACGGAATTGGGGGACATGGTCATTTAGATGAGGGGGAGCGATACGTTCCGTTTTTCATGTATGGTCCGATGATTGAAAAAGGGAAACGCATTGACGAAAAACGTAGTCTCGTATCTCTTGCTCCAACGATTGCTTATTTGCTAGGAGCACCATATCCGAGTCATAGTCGTGGCCCTGTATTAGTTGAAGCGCTAAAGAAAGAGGGAAAATGA